Proteins co-encoded in one Desulfovibrio inopinatus DSM 10711 genomic window:
- a CDS encoding cation diffusion facilitator family transporter, with translation MTTLHRKRIIAALISAAVGTILVAVKFWAFAKTGSSAILSDALESIINIVAALFALASVIVAAMPPDRNHPYGHGRIEYFSAGFEGSLIILASLGIVWESYDKIFNPQPIPNLDAGLILVVIAGAVNLLLGLFLLGVGKATSSATLEADGKHVLTDVFTSAGVVVGLVLVWFTGWVWLDGAVACLVAVNILFMGVSLVKKSFSRLMDAVDPHLLEEICLVLSKNRRPAWIDIHRLRARRSGNRVQVDFHLILPRNISLDAAYSEVQDMEAVLKNDFHDDIDILIRAEPCRDGSCSRCGQASCGLRAAETVSQPVWCEGPVAADGPMSSS, from the coding sequence ATGACCACTCTGCATCGAAAACGAATTATTGCCGCGTTGATTTCAGCCGCAGTAGGGACGATTCTCGTTGCGGTCAAATTTTGGGCATTTGCCAAAACGGGATCGTCAGCGATTTTGTCCGATGCGCTTGAATCCATTATTAATATTGTTGCCGCTCTGTTCGCCTTGGCGAGTGTTATCGTGGCGGCCATGCCTCCCGACCGCAATCATCCGTATGGTCACGGACGCATTGAGTATTTCTCTGCGGGATTCGAAGGCTCTCTCATTATTTTAGCCTCATTGGGTATTGTGTGGGAATCGTATGACAAAATATTCAATCCGCAGCCTATCCCCAACCTCGACGCAGGTTTAATCCTGGTTGTCATTGCCGGGGCCGTGAATCTGCTCCTTGGCCTCTTTTTGCTTGGTGTCGGGAAAGCGACATCATCGGCAACACTTGAAGCCGACGGCAAGCATGTCCTAACGGATGTCTTCACATCTGCTGGCGTTGTCGTCGGTTTGGTTTTGGTATGGTTCACGGGCTGGGTCTGGCTCGATGGTGCCGTGGCCTGCCTCGTCGCGGTCAATATTTTGTTTATGGGCGTATCACTGGTGAAGAAGTCGTTTAGTCGACTTATGGATGCGGTTGACCCACATCTTTTGGAAGAAATTTGTCTGGTGCTTTCCAAGAATCGCAGACCAGCCTGGATTGATATTCACCGCTTGCGAGCTCGTCGAAGCGGCAACCGAGTCCAGGTCGATTTCCACCTCATTTTACCACGAAATATCAGTCTTGATGCGGCGTACAGTGAGGTACAGGATATGGAAGCCGTTCTGAAGAATGATTTTCACGATGATATCGATATCCTCATCCGGGCAGAACCCTGTCGAGACGGATCGTGCTCTCGATGCGGTCAAGCGAGTTGTGGATTGCGAGCTGCAGAAACGGTGTCTCAACCCGTTTGGTGTGAAGGGCCCGTCGCGGCAGACGGGCCCATGTCATCATCATGA
- the lhgO gene encoding L-2-hydroxyglutarate oxidase produces the protein MEHAEILISGAGIVGLSIARELLRRGYENIVLLEKETDVGKHASGRNSGVLHAGIYYAPGSTKAQTCLRGNRMMREYCREKGLPLEQSGKVIVASSHDEHERLLALYDRARTIGAAVSLIDTKELAEIEPAAATVEKAIHSPETAVINPKRIVQHLVKDITADGRARILFETAFVRPIRPGLALTTSGPLRYRRFINASGAYSDVVAQAFGLGHAYQLVPFKGLYRQLVPERRGMIRGSIYPVPDIRNPFLGVHFTKSVAGEVHIGPTAIPALGRENYSLFGGLDAEAFRFAWRDVVLFTRNAKFRTIALTEPRKYMFSQFFKDASKLVKHLNPTDIAPSSKVGIRPQLVNVQTNELVMDFLVEEHDGDIHILNAISPAFTSSFAFAETIADLFDSQETKTPDHNDPA, from the coding sequence ATGGAACATGCAGAAATTCTTATAAGTGGCGCCGGCATTGTTGGCCTCTCCATCGCACGAGAACTGTTGCGGCGCGGATATGAAAACATCGTCTTGCTCGAAAAGGAAACCGATGTAGGAAAACATGCTTCGGGTCGCAATAGCGGAGTACTCCACGCGGGTATTTATTACGCTCCCGGTTCAACAAAAGCGCAAACCTGCCTACGCGGCAACCGGATGATGCGTGAATATTGTCGTGAAAAAGGCTTACCACTCGAGCAGTCGGGAAAAGTCATCGTTGCCTCCAGCCATGACGAACATGAGCGTCTTCTTGCACTTTACGACCGCGCTCGCACCATCGGTGCGGCAGTTTCGTTGATCGATACCAAGGAATTAGCCGAAATCGAACCGGCCGCGGCCACTGTTGAGAAAGCAATCCACTCCCCTGAAACGGCTGTCATCAATCCAAAACGTATTGTGCAACACCTTGTGAAGGATATCACGGCAGATGGTCGAGCCCGCATTCTTTTCGAGACTGCATTTGTCCGTCCCATACGTCCCGGTCTTGCTTTGACCACGTCTGGACCTTTACGATATCGGCGCTTTATTAATGCATCAGGTGCTTATAGCGACGTCGTCGCGCAAGCATTCGGACTTGGCCATGCCTACCAACTTGTTCCGTTCAAAGGCTTGTACCGTCAACTTGTTCCTGAGCGGCGCGGCATGATTCGAGGAAGCATCTACCCTGTACCGGACATACGCAACCCATTCCTCGGCGTGCATTTCACCAAAAGCGTGGCCGGCGAGGTGCATATCGGGCCCACTGCCATTCCGGCATTGGGAAGAGAAAACTACAGCCTCTTCGGCGGACTTGATGCCGAAGCCTTCCGCTTTGCCTGGCGTGATGTCGTCCTATTCACCCGCAATGCAAAATTTCGCACCATCGCATTGACCGAACCGCGTAAATACATGTTCTCCCAATTTTTCAAGGACGCTTCCAAACTCGTCAAACACCTCAACCCAACCGATATAGCCCCGAGCTCCAAGGTTGGAATCCGTCCTCAGCTCGTCAATGTGCAAACGAATGAACTGGTTATGGACTTTCTTGTCGAAGAGCATGATGGAGACATCCATATACTCAACGCCATCTCCCCGGCCTTCACGAGTTCTTTTGCTTTTGCTGAAACAATCGCAGATCTGTTTGATTCACAAGAAACAAAAACGCCGGACCATAACGACCCGGCGTGA
- a CDS encoding esterase/lipase family protein: protein MVFTVFWLILLLACFVTLTSTMFLFADLLTRSPDDTPQGFRGIAHVSGILTVAMVTCFIGHTVAFFSVPFGYLPWRLRTIKGRKLSGVPVVFVHGLYHSSAAWFAFRFRIGTIGRRPTFALTYPSFFQNIDTICSRLEDTIETALKETEQKHVILVGHSLGGLVIRRYLTTSQQAHAVAGIVTLGTPHRGSILAHLATGHLGRSIAPDGALIKKLEQHPLPNIPKMCLYSCIDNMVVPGKNLIPRDSGWVIEATAPVSHTFMLIYPPVIRRVRQLLDALDPVA, encoded by the coding sequence ATGGTCTTCACCGTATTTTGGCTCATCCTTTTACTCGCGTGTTTTGTTACGTTAACAAGCACCATGTTTCTTTTTGCCGACTTGCTGACGCGCTCTCCCGACGATACTCCGCAAGGATTTCGTGGAATCGCTCACGTATCGGGTATTTTGACGGTTGCCATGGTCACGTGCTTCATCGGTCATACGGTCGCCTTCTTCAGTGTCCCCTTCGGGTATCTCCCGTGGCGTCTCCGTACAATCAAAGGCAGGAAACTCAGCGGAGTGCCCGTTGTATTTGTCCACGGGCTTTATCATTCTTCGGCAGCCTGGTTTGCGTTTCGATTTCGCATAGGTACAATCGGCCGAAGGCCCACGTTTGCGCTCACCTATCCCTCATTTTTCCAGAATATCGACACCATCTGCTCCAGACTTGAGGATACAATTGAAACTGCTCTGAAGGAGACAGAGCAAAAACATGTCATTCTTGTCGGGCATAGCCTCGGTGGACTCGTCATTCGCCGATATTTGACCACCTCGCAGCAAGCGCATGCCGTTGCCGGCATTGTGACTTTGGGGACACCACACCGCGGTAGTATTTTAGCCCACCTGGCAACCGGTCATCTCGGACGCTCCATTGCACCTGACGGGGCACTCATCAAAAAACTGGAACAGCACCCCCTCCCGAATATCCCCAAGATGTGCCTCTATTCCTGCATTGATAACATGGTTGTTCCGGGAAAAAATCTTATTCCTCGAGACTCTGGCTGGGTTATTGAGGCTACCGCCCCCGTCAGTCATACATTTATGCTTATTTATCCCCCGGTCATTCGTCGTGTTCGTCAACTCCTCGACGCACTTGATCCTGTTGCTTGA
- a CDS encoding caspase family protein, translating to MLSKKPNYWTKLQKYAAYRTSSWPKSQSWSPLRQSHLVAGAKQVKPFEEPHIKRLAARRVRYQELRGPLGDGQHSAHTCLVTISGHGSQLPDLTNYEHDKLEEAWVLFEKQILAQEIYQRFARFQAGVTIIVVQDLSYSAVFRRPPNMPEIKANLIVLAGSSENQTAADGVSQGIFTESLLQTWAKGTFSGNYNEFISAIGKKMPSAQTPQLYVYAKDKSVELRKPFVLTF from the coding sequence GTGCTGTCAAAGAAACCTAACTATTGGACAAAACTCCAGAAGTACGCCGCATATCGAACGAGTTCTTGGCCAAAGTCGCAAAGTTGGTCCCCTCTCAGACAATCGCACCTGGTTGCGGGTGCAAAGCAGGTCAAGCCGTTTGAAGAGCCTCATATCAAACGGCTTGCTGCTCGTCGTGTGCGGTATCAGGAGCTACGTGGTCCACTGGGTGACGGACAACACAGCGCTCACACATGTCTGGTGACAATATCAGGTCATGGTAGCCAACTTCCAGACTTAACCAATTATGAGCATGACAAGCTTGAAGAGGCTTGGGTACTCTTCGAAAAACAAATTCTTGCTCAGGAGATATATCAACGCTTCGCTCGTTTTCAGGCTGGGGTGACTATTATTGTAGTGCAAGATTTGTCCTATTCCGCTGTTTTTCGTCGCCCTCCGAATATGCCTGAAATCAAGGCAAATTTGATCGTCCTCGCTGGATCATCTGAGAACCAGACTGCAGCAGATGGTGTATCCCAAGGAATATTCACGGAATCTTTGCTTCAGACATGGGCGAAAGGTACGTTTTCAGGAAACTACAATGAGTTCATTTCTGCGATTGGAAAAAAGATGCCAAGCGCTCAAACACCGCAACTATACGTGTATGCCAAAGACAAATCGGTTGAATTGCGCAAGCCTTTCGTCTTGACGTTTTGA
- a CDS encoding LysE family translocator: MELNIFFAFVVATTIMIALPGPSVLLTISHSIAFGWKTAIITVLGATAGIAIQLALTAIGMASIVHFATEIFTWARWIGAGYLVYLGIKQWRSSDTHPNVNAAPQTMNVFVQGVIVTVLNPKSLVFIAAFLPQFIHPSHSLGLQLSIIIPTFLLITFIITSLWAIAAGSARDMLQNEKLSRPMLRTAGGFMVLAGLGMAMTRRSN; this comes from the coding sequence ATGGAATTGAACATATTTTTCGCATTTGTCGTCGCAACAACGATTATGATTGCTTTGCCGGGTCCAAGTGTATTGTTGACGATATCACATAGCATCGCTTTTGGTTGGAAGACTGCGATCATCACTGTTCTTGGCGCTACGGCTGGTATTGCGATTCAACTTGCTCTTACAGCAATTGGAATGGCCTCAATTGTTCATTTTGCAACAGAAATCTTTACATGGGCTCGCTGGATAGGCGCAGGATATCTTGTTTACCTTGGCATCAAACAATGGCGATCATCAGACACCCATCCCAACGTTAATGCTGCACCTCAGACAATGAATGTATTCGTGCAAGGAGTGATTGTTACTGTTCTCAACCCCAAAAGCCTCGTCTTTATTGCGGCCTTCTTACCACAATTTATTCATCCTTCGCATTCTTTGGGTTTACAACTTTCTATAATTATTCCGACTTTTCTTCTTATAACGTTTATCATTACGTCCCTTTGGGCCATTGCCGCAGGAAGCGCACGAGATATGCTGCAAAACGAAAAACTGTCTCGGCCGATGTTGCGGACCGCAGGAGGATTCATGGTCTTGGCCGGCCTGGGTATGGCAATGACTCGACGCAGCAATTAA
- a CDS encoding AraC family transcriptional regulator, with product MKLSIRTFSSASFCHTHPYHQLVIALQGGADNFTDNGDGRIGPGQCIVFPAGCLHQCIPDEQSRFLVVDLEELPKTLQNLPSLIVSVPVPLQMYCHFVEKQLEDRLNPVLEHSIGELFEQLLHHAIFLPNIDFRIAKVIEHFEKNISSSTSVAELASISALSLSQFKKLFKEQTGKTPGQFLQQLRMEKARALLAHTDYPLSIIAEMVGYSDVSSFSRRFSFYFGHSPRNSRKQ from the coding sequence ATGAAGCTATCCATTCGCACGTTCTCTTCTGCCAGTTTTTGCCATACGCATCCATACCATCAATTGGTCATCGCTCTCCAAGGAGGTGCTGACAATTTTACCGACAATGGTGACGGTCGAATTGGCCCTGGTCAGTGTATCGTCTTCCCGGCTGGTTGCCTGCACCAATGCATCCCGGATGAACAATCCCGGTTTCTCGTTGTGGATCTGGAGGAACTTCCAAAGACACTACAAAATTTACCTTCTCTTATTGTCAGTGTGCCTGTGCCATTACAAATGTACTGCCATTTTGTTGAAAAACAATTGGAAGACCGTCTCAACCCGGTCTTGGAGCATTCTATCGGGGAATTATTCGAACAACTCCTCCATCATGCGATATTTTTACCAAACATTGATTTTCGTATTGCAAAAGTCATCGAACATTTTGAAAAAAATATCTCCTCGTCAACGAGCGTCGCAGAGCTTGCTTCAATTTCTGCGCTCAGTTTGAGTCAGTTCAAAAAACTTTTTAAGGAACAGACAGGGAAAACACCCGGTCAATTCCTTCAACAGTTGCGAATGGAAAAAGCAAGAGCGCTCCTCGCGCACACAGATTATCCATTGAGCATTATAGCTGAAATGGTGGGATATAGCGACGTGTCCTCATTCAGTCGTCGATTTTCCTTCTATTTCGGGCACTCGCCTCGCAACAGCCGGAAACAATAG
- a CDS encoding diguanylate cyclase, protein MRHKISFVISFFFIALFISTGISHGLSIPSYDVSKENTSLGPFDLYVIKDETMKLSIDDVASGSIHGELTSSRFYIQSTNTNYWFCFTLTNNSQKQIARVIHLDEPFAHDVDLYYRAKNTWHHDQAGLAIPLNERLINNRNPVFTIRIAPHQSITIYIKLHSNYGMLTIGCFVEEPSAFLKREQLVTACYFFYFGTVFALLMYNTFLFFSLREKLYAYYVLHGLCFGAWVMLYSGFDLYTGIHESYHYRLNAITNFVLVFLSLFSRELLQTKTNLPKIDTTLLIIAAISLISGITSFIDITYYQYLTFIAFPSYIFFIYVGIYAQAKHIELSSYYLLSMSMYFLGIILLALLLMDLIPYNIVTRYSYLPGSMAELTIFSLALAHRVKLLQKQNMAFQLELIKTERKAKERLEIVVTERTAELMRANNELERMAKQDGLTGLANRRLLDERLHHEWQVLKREKKTLSVIMCDIDYFKLFNDYYGHQEGDKSLTKVAQAIATSLKRPDDLAGRYGGEEFLIILPHTDSKGAVKVATRIEQTIADMALEHVKSKVADHVTLSFGVASMLPCEDIAPEQIVSFADEALYEAKRQGRNRVNTSHQTV, encoded by the coding sequence ATGCGCCATAAAATTTCATTTGTAATATCATTTTTTTTCATTGCATTATTCATTTCCACTGGCATATCGCATGGATTGAGTATTCCATCATATGATGTTTCAAAAGAAAACACATCGCTTGGCCCTTTCGATCTCTATGTCATCAAAGATGAAACAATGAAATTATCCATTGATGATGTCGCTTCTGGAAGCATTCATGGCGAGTTAACATCTTCACGATTCTATATTCAATCAACAAATACAAATTATTGGTTTTGCTTCACCTTAACAAATAATTCCCAAAAACAGATTGCTCGAGTCATTCACTTGGATGAACCATTTGCTCATGACGTTGACCTCTATTACCGTGCAAAAAATACTTGGCATCACGATCAGGCAGGACTTGCTATACCGTTGAATGAACGCTTGATTAACAATCGAAACCCCGTCTTCACCATTAGAATAGCACCCCACCAATCCATTACCATCTACATCAAATTGCACTCAAACTACGGCATGCTGACGATTGGCTGCTTTGTTGAAGAGCCAAGTGCTTTTTTGAAACGTGAGCAACTGGTAACTGCATGCTATTTCTTTTATTTTGGAACAGTCTTTGCTTTACTCATGTACAATACCTTCCTGTTTTTTTCCCTCCGTGAAAAACTCTATGCATACTACGTACTTCATGGATTGTGCTTTGGTGCTTGGGTTATGCTGTACAGTGGATTTGATCTCTATACAGGAATACATGAATCATATCACTACCGTCTTAACGCAATTACAAATTTTGTATTGGTATTCCTCTCGCTATTTAGCCGTGAACTTCTTCAGACAAAAACGAATCTTCCCAAAATTGACACCACCTTGCTCATTATCGCCGCTATCAGCTTGATTTCCGGAATTACGAGCTTTATCGACATCACCTACTATCAATACCTCACATTTATCGCTTTTCCATCATATATTTTTTTTATATATGTTGGAATCTACGCCCAAGCAAAACACATTGAATTGTCAAGTTACTACCTGCTCAGTATGAGTATGTACTTTCTAGGAATAATCCTCCTTGCTTTGCTTCTCATGGACCTTATCCCATACAACATTGTCACCCGATATTCCTACCTGCCTGGTTCAATGGCGGAATTGACCATTTTTTCCCTTGCATTGGCCCATAGGGTGAAGCTGTTGCAAAAACAAAATATGGCGTTTCAATTGGAACTGATCAAAACGGAACGAAAAGCAAAAGAACGGTTGGAAATCGTTGTTACGGAGCGCACCGCCGAGCTTATGCGAGCCAATAATGAACTTGAACGCATGGCGAAACAGGATGGGCTTACCGGCTTAGCAAACAGACGATTGTTGGATGAACGACTTCACCATGAATGGCAGGTGCTGAAACGGGAAAAGAAGACCTTGTCCGTCATCATGTGTGACATTGATTATTTCAAGCTCTTCAACGACTATTACGGCCACCAGGAAGGTGACAAGAGCCTGACAAAAGTAGCTCAAGCCATTGCGACGAGCCTTAAACGTCCCGATGACTTGGCAGGACGGTATGGTGGGGAAGAATTCTTAATTATTCTCCCACACACTGACAGCAAAGGCGCCGTCAAGGTTGCAACACGAATCGAACAAACAATAGCAGATATGGCCCTTGAACATGTGAAATCCAAGGTTGCCGATCACGTCACATTGTCTTTCGGTGTGGCCTCAATGCTGCCATGTGAAGACATTGCTCCCGAACAAATCGTTTCGTTTGCTGACGAGGCTCTTTACGAAGCGAAACGACAAGGTCGTAACCGGGTGAACACCTCACACCAAACGGTTTGA
- a CDS encoding GNAT family N-acetyltransferase codes for MYMTIHADNIDQEHICCAFSDKKCAEGYQRKKDWLKHEFANGYVFKRLDKRAKVFIEYGPAEHAWAPITAPGYLFIGCFWVSGKYKKQGHGKALLNEAINAAKHLKKHGLVTVAGIKKFHFMSDTRWLLRQGFEVVEALPNGFGLFTLRLKTNASPVHFNDCARVERLQNTRGCVVFYSNRCPFVEYHVNTSLVSSCKKRGIPLEIVKLKTLKEAQSSPTPATIFSLYINGRFVTTDVSVCMDNRFDRILA; via the coding sequence ATGTATATGACAATACATGCTGATAATATTGATCAAGAACATATATGTTGTGCCTTTTCGGATAAGAAATGCGCTGAAGGCTATCAACGAAAAAAAGACTGGCTCAAGCATGAATTTGCCAACGGCTATGTCTTCAAGCGGCTTGATAAACGGGCAAAGGTATTTATTGAATACGGACCGGCTGAACATGCGTGGGCTCCGATAACCGCTCCAGGGTATCTTTTTATAGGATGTTTTTGGGTTTCCGGAAAATATAAGAAGCAAGGGCATGGGAAAGCCTTGCTGAATGAAGCGATCAATGCAGCCAAGCATCTCAAGAAACATGGTCTCGTGACCGTTGCTGGAATCAAAAAGTTCCACTTTATGAGTGATACAAGGTGGTTGTTGCGGCAAGGTTTCGAGGTGGTAGAAGCTTTGCCGAATGGGTTTGGCCTTTTTACCCTCCGTTTGAAAACGAATGCATCCCCTGTCCACTTTAATGATTGTGCCCGAGTAGAACGACTTCAAAATACCCGCGGTTGTGTCGTATTTTATTCAAATCGTTGCCCATTTGTTGAGTATCATGTGAATACATCGCTTGTTTCATCATGCAAAAAAAGAGGGATTCCACTTGAGATTGTGAAGCTGAAAACACTGAAGGAAGCACAGTCTTCGCCGACACCGGCAACAATTTTCAGTCTGTATATAAACGGGAGATTCGTAACGACAGATGTGAGTGTTTGCATGGACAATCGGTTTGATCGCATACTCGCATGA
- a CDS encoding GNAT family N-acetyltransferase, translating into MPIMAATADDYQEMIEVWEASVRATHDFLSEEDIQFFKPLIASDFFPAVDLYCTRDVAGTMQGFLGVAEGKIEMLFLAPRFQGKGLGRALIRFAIEVLDTTAVDVNEQNPSAVGFYKHMGFFVVCRSPLDGMGKPFPLLHMELRLRAK; encoded by the coding sequence ATGCCAATCATGGCTGCGACAGCAGACGACTATCAGGAAATGATAGAGGTATGGGAAGCGTCGGTTCGAGCGACGCATGATTTTTTATCAGAAGAAGATATTCAATTTTTCAAGCCTCTGATTGCAAGTGATTTTTTCCCAGCTGTTGATCTGTATTGCACACGAGACGTTGCAGGCACAATGCAAGGCTTTCTTGGCGTGGCAGAGGGCAAAATAGAAATGTTGTTTCTTGCTCCGCGCTTCCAGGGAAAGGGATTGGGACGAGCTCTGATTCGTTTTGCGATTGAGGTGCTTGACACCACTGCCGTAGATGTGAACGAACAGAATCCTTCCGCAGTTGGATTTTACAAGCACATGGGATTTTTCGTTGTGTGCCGTTCACCTCTGGATGGGATGGGCAAGCCATTTCCGTTGCTGCACATGGAGCTTCGGCTTCGGGCAAAGTAG
- a CDS encoding glycosyltransferase family 2 protein → MKKPYLSIIIPVLNLWHFTADCLKSLKANTPGSFYEVLVVDNGSSDSTPSECPHLGKQLFDERFTYIRLEENIHFGPACNLGASKAAGEILFFLNNDTLLTKNWFSPLFDLFRYDVTVMAASPLCLFPDDGRIQHMGIGYTGTLGVRHPYFLFPGDHVVTQKNRKFQALSAATLMVPATVFKKLEGFFPEYANGFEDMDLCCRMRRAGGRLVQENRSKVYHWSSKTPGRNRFDSENMKLLNARCVGCFKPDFHRIVYDDGFICTLTPWLEMVMREENETLFKTLDTLTTEDEIRSALESYPLWENGYDVLAAMLQAQHRLEEAAQTIFYGAVFFPNIKRFQRLKSLAEITHNEAWITQAERRLEGIMNALSSPDQLYAQAEYILRWSQDNNDRILQTLYQEWINAHRHTQKRV, encoded by the coding sequence ATGAAAAAGCCGTATCTTTCAATCATCATCCCTGTTCTCAATCTTTGGCACTTCACAGCCGATTGTCTCAAAAGCCTCAAAGCAAACACCCCTGGCTCTTTCTATGAAGTGCTCGTGGTTGATAACGGATCATCGGACTCAACACCTTCCGAATGTCCGCACCTTGGGAAGCAACTTTTTGACGAACGATTCACCTACATTCGGCTTGAAGAAAATATACATTTTGGTCCTGCATGTAATCTCGGTGCAAGCAAAGCGGCAGGAGAAATTCTTTTTTTTCTCAATAATGATACACTGCTCACAAAAAACTGGTTTAGTCCCCTCTTTGATCTTTTTCGATATGATGTCACCGTTATGGCTGCAAGCCCGTTATGTCTGTTTCCGGATGATGGACGCATTCAACATATGGGGATCGGCTACACTGGAACGCTCGGTGTGCGTCACCCATATTTTCTTTTTCCGGGAGACCATGTCGTCACACAAAAAAACCGAAAATTTCAGGCTTTGAGTGCTGCGACATTGATGGTTCCAGCGACAGTTTTCAAAAAACTGGAGGGTTTCTTCCCTGAATATGCGAACGGTTTTGAAGACATGGATCTCTGTTGCAGAATGCGAAGAGCCGGTGGACGATTGGTACAGGAGAATAGGAGTAAAGTGTATCATTGGTCCAGTAAGACACCTGGCCGTAACCGCTTTGATAGTGAAAACATGAAACTCCTCAACGCACGGTGCGTCGGGTGTTTTAAACCAGACTTCCATCGGATTGTGTATGACGACGGATTTATCTGCACGTTGACACCTTGGTTGGAAATGGTGATGCGTGAAGAAAACGAAACGCTATTCAAGACCCTGGATACACTCACCACAGAAGACGAAATACGCTCCGCCCTCGAAAGCTATCCATTGTGGGAAAACGGGTATGATGTACTTGCTGCAATGCTTCAAGCACAACACCGCCTTGAGGAGGCAGCTCAAACCATATTTTATGGTGCAGTTTTTTTTCCAAACATCAAAAGATTTCAACGCCTCAAATCATTAGCAGAAATAACGCACAACGAGGCATGGATAACGCAAGCAGAAAGACGACTGGAAGGAATCATGAACGCATTATCATCTCCTGACCAGTTGTACGCACAGGCGGAATATATTCTTCGTTGGTCTCAAGACAACAACGATCGTATTTTACAGACATTATATCAAGAGTGGATCAATGCCCACCGACACACTCAAAAACGAGTTTGA
- a CDS encoding hybrid sensor histidine kinase/response regulator transcription factor: MSTHWKAAAIRLARSYADRLTSLINTLLEVSTQNAPHNTEYFEAYPALKDAVQPFELQASTEKRHFTVALHPAKGVWLAMYRDGLIAAVGNIISNAFKYGGKGMVSVNATVLDDMLHITVDDEGAGLPDSEIPRMFEWLARGQNETPGFGVGLASARETAERYGGTLHASRRPEKGMRFSLILPLSTAPESHEITTADSAPLDLTILENTTIFLIEDNHDLREQISELFSKSCIIAMDSGIDAAQRIIEEQPAAVIVDVMLPTGPSGLDILKELKASSEAAHIPVILMSALDTSRLEALGYAAMADSCLGKPFRPQELQRRIVALVTNRQRALARARQTMLIDRSSGADAATPQEDEALAFLVHIKSQFADVDELSLLTITEFAKRLHTSTRSLQRDLKSHGVSFQELKRLEQVRRSMHLMRHHDISITEVAQQSGFNNSSYFSRVFKEITGLSPKEWRAQLHAQT, from the coding sequence CACAAAACGCTCCGCATAACACCGAATACTTTGAAGCATACCCCGCCTTAAAAGATGCGGTACAGCCATTTGAATTGCAAGCGAGTACTGAAAAACGCCATTTTACTGTTGCGCTTCATCCCGCCAAAGGCGTGTGGCTTGCCATGTATCGAGACGGACTTATTGCTGCTGTGGGAAATATTATTTCCAATGCCTTTAAATATGGCGGTAAAGGGATGGTGTCTGTCAACGCGACGGTGCTCGATGATATGCTCCATATTACCGTTGATGACGAAGGAGCTGGTTTACCCGACAGTGAAATTCCCCGCATGTTTGAATGGTTGGCGCGAGGTCAAAACGAGACGCCCGGTTTTGGGGTGGGGTTGGCCTCTGCGCGGGAGACCGCAGAGCGATATGGTGGAACCCTGCATGCCTCGCGACGCCCGGAAAAAGGCATGCGTTTCTCCCTCATTCTCCCTCTCAGCACAGCTCCTGAAAGCCATGAGATCACCACGGCAGACAGTGCACCTTTGGATTTGACGATACTTGAGAACACAACAATCTTTCTGATCGAAGACAATCACGATCTCCGAGAACAAATTTCAGAACTTTTCTCGAAAAGCTGCATCATTGCAATGGATTCAGGCATAGATGCGGCACAGCGAATTATTGAGGAACAACCCGCCGCCGTCATTGTCGATGTAATGTTACCAACCGGACCAAGCGGACTCGATATTCTGAAGGAACTGAAGGCGTCCTCTGAAGCCGCCCACATCCCGGTTATCCTTATGAGTGCTCTGGATACCTCACGACTTGAAGCACTCGGTTATGCCGCCATGGCCGACTCCTGCCTCGGAAAACCTTTTCGCCCTCAGGAACTCCAACGACGTATCGTCGCACTCGTGACCAATAGACAGCGGGCCCTGGCGCGTGCACGCCAGACCATGTTGATTGATCGTTCATCCGGTGCCGATGCGGCAACACCTCAGGAAGATGAAGCGCTTGCCTTTTTGGTCCATATTAAATCGCAATTTGCTGACGTTGACGAACTCTCTTTGCTTACGATTACGGAGTTTGCCAAACGTCTCCATACAAGTACACGCAGTCTCCAGCGTGACCTCAAATCCCATGGTGTCAGTTTTCAGGAACTCAAACGCCTTGAGCAAGTACGACGCTCAATGCATTTGATGCGTCATCATGATATAAGCATCACCGAGGTGGCCCAACAAAGCGGCTTTAACAATAGCAGCTATTTTAGTCGTGTTTTTAAAGAAATCACCGGGTTATCCCCTAAAGAGTGGCGCGCGCAGTTGCACGCTCAGACTTGA